Proteins encoded within one genomic window of Mauremys mutica isolate MM-2020 ecotype Southern chromosome 11, ASM2049712v1, whole genome shotgun sequence:
- the SNRNP25 gene encoding U11/U12 small nuclear ribonucleoprotein 25 kDa protein isoform X1, whose protein sequence is MAEPGPEEEELAHAEVLELFQEGLARLVQDPLLCDLPVQVTVEEINSQIALEYGQAMTVRVCKADEEVMPVVVVQNASVLDLKKAIQRYVQLKQEREGGIQHISWTYVWRTYHLTFAGEKMTDDKKKLREYGIRNRDEVCFIKKLRK, encoded by the exons ATGGCGGAGCCGGGccccgaggaggaggagctggcgcACGCCGAGGTGCTCGAGCTGTTCCAGGAGGGGCTGGCCCGCCTCGTGCAGGACCCGCTGCTCTGCGACCTCCCCGTGCAG GTCACTGTGGAGGAAATCAATTCTCAGATTGCGCTGGAGTATGGCCAAGCCATGACGGTGCGGGTGTGCAAGGCGGATGAAGAAGTTATGC CTGTAGTAGTGGTACAGAATGCCAGTGTCCTGGACCTGAAGAAAGCTATCCAGCGATATGTTCAGCTGAAGCAGGAGCGGGAAGGGGGCATACAGCACATTAGCTG GACGTACGTATGGAGAACATATCACTTAACCTTTGCTGGAGAGAAAATGACAGATGACAAAAAGAAGCTGCGAGA GTACGGCATCAGAAATCGTGATGAGGTCTGCTTTATAAAGAAGCTTCGAAAGTGA
- the SNRNP25 gene encoding U11/U12 small nuclear ribonucleoprotein 25 kDa protein isoform X2: MAEPGPEEEELAHAEVLELFQEGLARLVQDPLLCDLPVQVTVEEINSQIALEYGQAMTVRVCKADEEVMPVVVVQNASVLDLKKAIQRYVQLKQEREGGIQHISWTYVWRTYHLTFAGEKMTDDKKKLRDSSFSA, translated from the exons ATGGCGGAGCCGGGccccgaggaggaggagctggcgcACGCCGAGGTGCTCGAGCTGTTCCAGGAGGGGCTGGCCCGCCTCGTGCAGGACCCGCTGCTCTGCGACCTCCCCGTGCAG GTCACTGTGGAGGAAATCAATTCTCAGATTGCGCTGGAGTATGGCCAAGCCATGACGGTGCGGGTGTGCAAGGCGGATGAAGAAGTTATGC CTGTAGTAGTGGTACAGAATGCCAGTGTCCTGGACCTGAAGAAAGCTATCCAGCGATATGTTCAGCTGAAGCAGGAGCGGGAAGGGGGCATACAGCACATTAGCTG GACGTACGTATGGAGAACATATCACTTAACCTTTGCTGGAGAGAAAATGACAGATGACAAAAAGAAGCTGCGAGA
- the POLR3K gene encoding DNA-directed RNA polymerase III subunit RPC10 → MLLFCPACGNVLVAEEGARCHRFACTTCPYVRNVTRKVSSRKYPKLKEVDDVLGGAAAWENVDSTAEPCPKCEHPRAYFMQIQTRSADEPMTTFYKCCNAQCGHRWRD, encoded by the exons ATGCTGCTGTTCTGCCCGGCCTGCGGGAACGTGCTGGTGGCTGAGGAAGGCGCGAGATGCCACCGCTTCGCCTGCACCACGTGTCCCTACGTGCGCAACGTCACGCGCAAG GTGAGCAGCCGGAAGTACCCGAAGCTGAAGGAGGTGGATGACGTGCTGGGTGGTGCTGCAGCGTGGGAGAACGTGGACTCCACGGCAG AGCCGTGTCCCAAGTGTGAGCATCCTCGTGCCTACTTCATGCAGATTCAGACCAGATCAGCCGATGAGCCCATGACCACCTTCTATAAGTGTTGTAATGCCCAGTGCGGCCACAGGTGGAGGGACTAA